One window of Gloeothece citriformis PCC 7424 genomic DNA carries:
- a CDS encoding cupredoxin domain-containing protein, translating to MIDFKKVTGIIAGLGLILGTTTTTVAMTPNTPSTSSTFRQIEQPLSLKLVVTLGGLGLIGLELWWFLFYQSQSQKAEAKEGVQELTITVDSGYVPNHVIVQAGQPVKLNFFRKDPSSCLNQVLIPDFKISKNLELNQMTSVEFTPEKTGQYSFTCGMNMFKGTIEVETAK from the coding sequence ATGATCGACTTCAAGAAAGTTACAGGAATAATAGCAGGATTAGGGTTAATATTGGGGACAACAACAACTACAGTAGCCATGACACCTAATACCCCCTCTACCTCTTCAACTTTTCGTCAAATAGAACAACCTTTATCCTTAAAACTTGTGGTAACTTTGGGAGGATTAGGGTTAATTGGGTTAGAATTATGGTGGTTTTTATTTTATCAATCTCAATCTCAAAAAGCAGAGGCAAAAGAAGGGGTACAAGAACTTACTATAACCGTTGATTCTGGTTATGTTCCCAATCATGTTATCGTACAAGCCGGACAACCTGTCAAGCTTAATTTTTTCCGGAAAGATCCGAGTTCTTGTTTAAATCAAGTGTTAATTCCTGATTTTAAAATTAGCAAGAATCTAGAACTTAATCAGATGACTTCAGTTGAATTTACCCCAGAAAAAACAGGTCAATATTCCTTTACTTGTGGGATGAATATGTTTAAAGGAACGATTGAAGTTGAAACAGCTAAATAA